Proteins encoded by one window of Blautia faecicola:
- a CDS encoding glycoside hydrolase family 31 protein gives MIRRYVYGNVIETEAVLNKPEQENGVLPYFTVDEQAMTLSYTMEDKDQVYGLGENVRGINKRGWYYESKCSDDPEHKEDRHSLYGAHNFLVVDGKETFGIFVDYPGIIRFDVGYTRSEELVITASDWNLDVYVITGENVKDIVKQFRHLVGRSYIAPKWAFGFGQSRWSYMDEDEVREVVRKHRELGIPLDSVYLDIDYMERYKDFTLNNETFPDFAVFNEEMKKEHIHLVPIIDAGVKQEEGYDVYEEGLEKGYFCKKEDGSPFVAAVWPGKALFPDMLNKEAREWFGNKYQFLLDQGVEGFWNDMNEPAIFYTEDRLKNVLEELDKFKGQNLDLDKYNEFNGLVRSLSNNTEDYKVFYHNMNGEKIRHDRVHNLFGYNMTRAAGEAFERLEPDKRILMYSRSSYIGMHRYGGIWQGDNKSWWSHILLNLKMMPSLNMCGFLYTGADLGGFGADTTEDLVLRWLELGIFTPLMRNHSAMGTRVQEAYRFEKIDGFRHIISMRYKLLPYLYSEYMKAVLRDEMMFRPLAFDYPEDRRAVKVEDQLLLGDGMMIAPVYEQNAEGRYVYLPERMKLVRFKEDGTKEEEILEKGDHYVEVALTDVIFFIRPDHLIPMAKGGQCVDEVDFDHPECIGFVENAAEYEYYNDNGYEKDYENPAHITVLRMEAEK, from the coding sequence ATGATTCGCAGATACGTGTATGGAAACGTAATCGAAACAGAAGCTGTATTAAACAAACCGGAACAGGAAAACGGCGTACTGCCTTATTTTACCGTGGATGAGCAGGCAATGACCCTGTCTTACACCATGGAAGACAAAGATCAGGTCTATGGTCTGGGTGAAAATGTTCGTGGTATCAACAAAAGAGGCTGGTATTATGAAAGCAAATGCAGCGACGATCCGGAACACAAAGAAGACCGTCACTCCCTGTACGGCGCACACAACTTCCTGGTAGTAGACGGCAAAGAAACTTTTGGTATCTTTGTAGATTACCCGGGAATCATCCGTTTTGATGTGGGATATACCCGTTCCGAAGAACTGGTGATCACAGCATCCGACTGGAACCTGGATGTTTATGTCATTACCGGCGAGAATGTCAAAGATATCGTAAAACAGTTCCGCCATCTGGTAGGACGCAGTTACATTGCACCGAAGTGGGCATTTGGTTTCGGACAGAGCCGCTGGAGCTACATGGACGAAGACGAAGTCCGTGAAGTTGTTAGAAAACACAGAGAACTGGGTATTCCGTTAGACAGCGTATATCTGGATATCGATTATATGGAAAGATACAAAGACTTTACCCTGAACAACGAAACTTTCCCTGATTTCGCAGTATTTAACGAAGAAATGAAAAAAGAACATATCCACCTGGTTCCGATCATCGATGCCGGTGTAAAACAAGAAGAAGGATATGATGTTTACGAAGAAGGTCTGGAAAAAGGATACTTCTGTAAGAAAGAAGACGGATCTCCATTTGTTGCAGCTGTATGGCCTGGAAAAGCACTGTTCCCGGATATGCTGAACAAAGAAGCAAGAGAATGGTTCGGAAATAAATACCAGTTCCTGTTAGACCAGGGCGTGGAAGGTTTCTGGAACGATATGAACGAGCCGGCAATCTTCTATACCGAAGACCGTCTGAAAAACGTTCTGGAAGAACTGGACAAATTCAAAGGACAGAACCTGGATCTGGACAAATACAACGAGTTCAACGGTCTGGTACGTAGCTTGTCCAACAATACGGAAGATTATAAAGTATTCTATCACAACATGAACGGTGAAAAGATCCGTCACGACAGAGTACATAACCTGTTTGGATATAACATGACACGAGCAGCAGGAGAAGCGTTCGAACGCCTGGAGCCGGACAAACGAATCCTGATGTACTCCCGTTCCTCCTATATCGGCATGCACCGTTACGGTGGAATCTGGCAGGGTGATAACAAATCCTGGTGGTCACATATCCTGCTGAATCTGAAGATGATGCCATCCCTGAACATGTGCGGTTTCCTGTATACAGGAGCTGACCTTGGCGGATTTGGCGCTGACACCACCGAAGATCTGGTACTGAGATGGTTGGAACTGGGAATCTTCACTCCACTGATGAGAAACCATTCCGCTATGGGAACCCGTGTACAGGAAGCATACCGCTTTGAGAAAATCGATGGATTCCGCCATATCATCAGCATGCGTTACAAATTACTGCCGTATCTGTACAGCGAATACATGAAAGCTGTTTTAAGAGACGAGATGATGTTCCGTCCGCTGGCTTTCGATTATCCGGAAGACAGGCGTGCTGTCAAAGTAGAAGATCAGCTGTTACTGGGTGACGGTATGATGATTGCACCGGTATACGAGCAGAACGCAGAAGGCCGTTATGTATACCTGCCGGAGCGCATGAAACTGGTTCGTTTCAAAGAAGATGGAACAAAAGAAGAAGAGATCCTGGAGAAGGGCGATCACTATGTAGAAGTAGCTCTGACCGATGTCATCTTCTTCATCCGCCCGGATCACCTGATTCCGATGGCAAAAGGTGGTCAGTGCGTAGACGAAGTAGACTTCGATCATCCGGAGTGCATCGGCTTCGTAGAAAATGCTGCTGAGTATGAATACTACAACGATAACGGATATGAGAAAGATTACGAAAATCCGGCTCACATCACCGTTCTTCGTATGGAAGCAGAGAAATAA
- a CDS encoding polysaccharide deacetylase family protein codes for MKKGMWGVVILALVLITGLSVFYWVDVGEKVVTASTSVNGQEFPICSVETGKKQIAYTFELSGTNQKQEQVEQLLQILRQQEIPATFFATASWIENNRSLAIQICQQGHEIQGLSEQEVCVEQMTARACRKELQTLRETIGTVTEEPCVFFRIPGGEYNNEVLRTVYACGSYPVAWSIDSLDWKDYGAENQVKQMLQTHTLRDGEILRFHAEGENAGEMISLLHPQLKEEGYEAVTVSQMIVKENYSMETDGRQIPESQNKAIFS; via the coding sequence ATGAAGAAAGGAATGTGGGGCGTGGTGATCCTTGCGCTTGTGCTGATCACCGGGCTGTCCGTTTTTTACTGGGTAGATGTAGGAGAAAAGGTAGTCACGGCAAGTACCAGCGTCAACGGGCAGGAATTCCCCATCTGTTCTGTGGAAACCGGGAAAAAGCAGATTGCCTATACTTTTGAACTGAGTGGAACGAACCAAAAGCAGGAACAGGTAGAGCAGCTGTTGCAGATTTTGAGACAGCAGGAGATTCCGGCGACCTTTTTTGCTACTGCATCCTGGATCGAAAATAACAGAAGTCTGGCGATACAGATCTGCCAGCAGGGGCATGAGATCCAGGGACTGAGCGAACAGGAAGTATGCGTGGAGCAGATGACGGCGAGAGCGTGCCGGAAAGAACTTCAGACGCTCCGGGAGACGATCGGAACTGTCACAGAGGAACCGTGCGTATTTTTCCGGATCCCGGGCGGGGAGTATAATAATGAAGTTCTCCGCACGGTCTACGCCTGTGGAAGCTACCCGGTGGCGTGGAGTATCGACAGTCTGGACTGGAAAGACTACGGGGCAGAGAATCAGGTAAAACAGATGTTACAGACCCATACGCTCCGGGACGGTGAGATTCTCCGCTTCCACGCAGAAGGAGAAAATGCCGGAGAAATGATATCGCTGCTGCATCCACAGCTGAAAGAAGAGGGATATGAGGCGGTAACTGTGTCGCAGATGATTGTAAAAGAGAACTATTCTATGGAAACAGATGGCCGACAGATCCCGGAAAGTCAAAATAAGGCAATTTTCAGTTAA
- a CDS encoding ABC transporter ATP-binding protein, producing MENEKKKLSAYYKPYKGLFLADMMFAMIGAAITLVIPLMVRYITGTVVLLPIEEASSTIIRLGIFMVLLVIVEGYCNYFIGYYGHVMGAKIEHDMRNEIFGHYQKLSFAFFDNQKVGHLLSRITSDLFDITELLHHGPEDVVISAIKLLGAFIILLVINAKLAFVAIGFVVIMLLYAVAMNGRMRGAFRENRARIADINSQIEDSLSGIRVVKSFSNEKTEMDKFEEGNSRFVDSKKKSYRYMGTYNSGMGVFSTLITVGSLLMGAWLMMKGELSAADLVTFLLYINNFTEPVKKLVNFTEQFQNGYSGYERFVEIMNIAPDIKDKEDAKSLDRVQGEIQFEDVSFHYSENKENVLSHVNLDVKPGEYVALVGSSGAGKTTLCSLIPRFYDVTGGAVRLDGIDIRDVKLKDLRRQIGIVQQDVYLFAGTILENIRYGKPEATDEEVVNAAMAANAHEFIMSLPEGYNTDIGQRGVKLSGGQKQRLSIARVFLKNPPVLIFDEATSALDNESEKIVQHSLELLAKDRTTFVIAHRLSTIRNAERILVLTEDGIAEEGTHESLLAQGGIYAGLYNMQF from the coding sequence ATGGAGAACGAAAAGAAAAAACTGTCGGCGTATTACAAACCGTATAAGGGGCTGTTCCTGGCGGATATGATGTTTGCGATGATCGGAGCAGCCATTACCCTTGTGATTCCGTTGATGGTGCGGTATATTACGGGAACTGTTGTGCTGCTTCCCATTGAGGAAGCATCCTCGACCATCATCCGGCTGGGGATTTTTATGGTGCTGCTGGTGATTGTAGAAGGATACTGTAACTATTTTATCGGGTATTATGGTCATGTGATGGGTGCGAAGATCGAACACGATATGCGAAATGAGATCTTCGGACATTACCAGAAGCTGTCCTTTGCATTTTTCGATAATCAGAAAGTGGGACATCTGCTCTCAAGAATCACCAGTGACCTGTTTGATATCACGGAACTGTTACACCACGGACCGGAAGATGTGGTGATTTCTGCAATCAAACTGCTGGGTGCATTTATCATTCTTCTGGTGATCAATGCGAAACTGGCTTTCGTTGCAATCGGCTTTGTTGTGATTATGCTTCTGTATGCCGTGGCAATGAATGGCCGGATGCGCGGAGCGTTCAGGGAGAACCGGGCGAGAATCGCGGATATCAACAGTCAGATCGAGGACAGTCTTTCCGGCATCCGTGTGGTCAAATCTTTCAGCAACGAAAAGACGGAGATGGACAAGTTCGAGGAGGGAAACAGCCGGTTTGTGGATTCCAAGAAAAAGTCTTATCGGTATATGGGAACGTATAACTCCGGGATGGGCGTATTTTCCACGCTGATCACGGTGGGATCTCTTCTGATGGGCGCGTGGCTGATGATGAAAGGGGAACTTTCCGCGGCGGATCTGGTGACCTTCCTTCTTTATATCAATAACTTTACGGAACCGGTCAAAAAACTGGTAAACTTCACAGAACAGTTCCAGAACGGCTACAGCGGTTACGAGCGTTTCGTGGAGATCATGAATATCGCACCGGATATCAAGGACAAAGAGGATGCAAAATCGCTGGATCGGGTGCAGGGAGAGATTCAGTTTGAGGATGTATCCTTCCATTACAGTGAAAATAAAGAAAATGTGCTGTCCCATGTGAATCTGGATGTGAAACCGGGAGAATACGTGGCGTTAGTAGGAAGCAGCGGTGCGGGAAAGACAACGCTCTGTTCACTGATCCCGCGGTTCTACGATGTGACCGGAGGGGCTGTCCGGCTGGACGGCATCGATATCCGGGATGTGAAGTTGAAAGATCTGCGAAGACAGATCGGTATCGTGCAGCAGGATGTTTACCTGTTTGCGGGAACGATCCTCGAAAATATCCGCTACGGAAAACCGGAAGCCACCGACGAGGAAGTGGTAAATGCAGCGATGGCGGCAAATGCCCATGAATTTATCATGAGCCTGCCGGAAGGATACAACACGGACATCGGACAGCGCGGTGTCAAGCTTTCCGGTGGACAAAAACAGCGTCTCTCGATCGCCCGAGTATTCTTAAAGAACCCGCCGGTGCTGATCTTCGACGAGGCGACCTCGGCATTGGATAATGAGAGCGAGAAGATCGTGCAGCATTCTCTGGAACTGCTGGCAAAAGACAGAACCACATTTGTGATCGCCCATCGATTATCGACGATCAGAAATGCTGAGCGGATCCTGGTGCTGACGGAAGACGGCATCGCGGAAGAGGGAACGCATGAGAGTTTGCTGGCACAGGGTGGTATCTATGCGGGATTATATAATATGCAATTCTAA
- a CDS encoding COG2426 family protein, whose translation MESLVTWFAATLGPYISEKAVVFLISMMPLLELRGGLLASSLLKVSAVQAIPICIIGNILPIPFILLFIKKIFQWMKKVKCFRGLIIKLENRAMGRSDKIQQYEFWGLVLFVGIPLPGTGAWTGALIASLLGIDIKKSSLAILCGIAMATVIMYVVSYVLVGNVVS comes from the coding sequence ATGGAATCACTTGTTACATGGTTTGCCGCAACTTTAGGACCTTATATATCGGAGAAAGCAGTTGTTTTTTTGATTTCGATGATGCCGCTTCTGGAGCTTCGAGGAGGACTGCTTGCCAGCTCCCTTCTGAAAGTATCCGCCGTGCAGGCAATCCCGATCTGTATCATCGGAAATATTTTACCGATTCCGTTCATCCTGCTGTTTATCAAAAAGATCTTCCAGTGGATGAAGAAAGTAAAATGCTTCCGCGGACTGATCATCAAACTGGAAAATCGGGCGATGGGAAGAAGCGACAAGATCCAGCAGTATGAGTTCTGGGGGCTGGTGCTTTTTGTGGGAATCCCGCTTCCGGGAACAGGCGCGTGGACCGGTGCGCTGATCGCGTCTCTGCTCGGCATCGATATCAAAAAATCCTCACTGGCCATCCTGTGCGGAATCGCCATGGCAACCGTGATCATGTATGTGGTATCTTATGTTCTGGTTGGAAATGTTGTGAGTTAA
- the hisC gene encoding histidinol-phosphate transaminase → MKKWEENVRKVVPYVPGEQPKVQNLIKLNTNENPYPPSPKVAEALKAIDVDCMRLYPDPAASVLVKGIADFYQLQEDQVFVGVGSDDVLAMIFMTFFNSKKPILFPDITYSFYDVWADMLRIPYETVPLTDDFTIRKEDYFRENGGIIFPNPNAPTGVELGMQDVEAIIKANPDVIVVVDEAYVDFGAASALPLIEKYDNLLVVQTFSKSRGMAGMRIGYAMGNPVLIKYLNDVKYSFNSYTMDQTTLALGAAAISDRAYFEETVHKVVETREWTKKELAKLGFVFGDSKANFIFASHPEIPAAELFAALREANIIVRYFNKPRIDNYLRITIGTQEDMEMLIKFLKNYKK, encoded by the coding sequence ATGAAAAAATGGGAAGAGAATGTCCGGAAAGTAGTTCCCTACGTGCCGGGCGAACAGCCAAAAGTACAGAACCTGATCAAACTGAACACCAACGAGAACCCATATCCGCCGTCACCGAAAGTGGCAGAAGCACTGAAAGCGATCGATGTGGACTGTATGCGTCTGTATCCGGATCCGGCAGCTTCCGTGCTGGTCAAAGGAATCGCTGATTTCTATCAGCTGCAGGAAGACCAGGTATTTGTGGGCGTAGGTTCCGACGATGTGCTGGCAATGATTTTTATGACCTTTTTCAATTCTAAAAAACCGATTCTGTTCCCGGATATCACTTATTCTTTTTATGATGTGTGGGCAGATATGCTTCGGATCCCGTATGAGACGGTTCCGCTGACCGATGATTTTACGATCCGTAAAGAGGACTATTTCCGGGAAAACGGAGGAATTATTTTTCCGAACCCGAACGCTCCGACCGGTGTGGAACTTGGCATGCAGGATGTGGAAGCAATCATCAAAGCCAACCCGGATGTGATCGTGGTTGTGGATGAAGCCTATGTGGATTTCGGTGCGGCTTCTGCGCTGCCATTGATTGAAAAATACGACAACCTTCTGGTGGTACAGACCTTCTCGAAGTCGAGAGGAATGGCAGGTATGCGTATCGGCTATGCGATGGGCAATCCGGTGCTGATCAAATACCTGAACGATGTCAAATATTCCTTCAATTCATACACAATGGATCAGACAACCCTGGCGCTTGGCGCAGCTGCGATCTCTGACCGGGCATATTTTGAGGAAACGGTGCATAAAGTGGTGGAGACCAGAGAATGGACCAAGAAGGAACTGGCGAAGCTTGGATTTGTCTTCGGAGACTCCAAAGCGAACTTTATTTTTGCTTCGCATCCGGAGATCCCGGCAGCAGAACTGTTTGCAGCACTTCGGGAAGCCAACATTATCGTGCGTTACTTTAACAAACCGAGAATCGACAATTATCTGCGTATCACGATTGGAACACAGGAAGATATGGAGATGTTAATTAAATTCTTGAAAAATTATAAAAAATAG
- a CDS encoding O-acetylhomoserine aminocarboxypropyltransferase/cysteine synthase family protein — MSKNYKFETLQVHAGQEHPDPATDARAVPIYATTSYVFKDSAQAAGRFGLTEGGNIYSRLMNPTSSVFEERVAALEGGAAALATATGSAAITYAVQNIATAGDHIVSSAHVYGGTYNLFANTLKEQGISVTFVDPSDPENFRKAIQPNTKLLYGETLGNPNSDVLDLEAVSAIAHENGIPLIVDSTFATPFLIRPLEHGADIVVHSATKFMGGHGSVMGGIIVDGGKFDWTQNDKFPGITKPNPSYHGVVFSEACGNIAYVMKIRTTLMRDQGATISPFNSFLLLQGLETLSLRVERHVENALKVVEFLKNHPQVEKVNHPSLAEGHQLDLYNKYFPNGAASIFTFEVKGGQEKAQKFTESLELFSLLANVADVKSLVIHPASTTHSQMNEEELREGGITPSTVRLSIGTENIDDIIADLEHGFEAIK; from the coding sequence ATGAGCAAGAATTACAAATTTGAAACCTTACAGGTACATGCAGGACAGGAACATCCAGACCCGGCTACAGATGCGAGAGCAGTGCCGATTTACGCAACAACATCTTATGTATTCAAAGATTCCGCACAGGCAGCAGGACGTTTCGGACTGACAGAAGGCGGTAACATCTATTCCCGTCTGATGAACCCGACAAGTTCTGTTTTCGAAGAGAGAGTAGCAGCACTGGAAGGCGGCGCAGCAGCTCTGGCTACAGCAACCGGTTCCGCAGCTATCACATACGCAGTACAGAACATTGCAACAGCAGGTGATCACATCGTATCTTCCGCACATGTATATGGTGGAACTTACAACCTGTTTGCAAATACTTTAAAAGAGCAGGGAATCTCCGTAACATTCGTAGATCCTTCTGATCCGGAAAACTTCCGTAAAGCCATCCAGCCGAACACCAAACTTTTGTATGGTGAGACACTGGGTAACCCGAACTCTGATGTTCTGGATCTGGAAGCAGTATCCGCAATCGCTCATGAAAACGGTATTCCGCTGATCGTAGACAGCACATTTGCTACACCGTTCCTGATTCGTCCACTGGAGCATGGCGCAGATATCGTAGTACATTCCGCAACCAAGTTCATGGGTGGACACGGAAGCGTAATGGGTGGTATCATCGTTGACGGTGGTAAATTCGACTGGACACAGAACGACAAGTTCCCGGGAATCACAAAACCGAACCCATCTTACCATGGTGTTGTATTTAGCGAAGCATGCGGAAACATCGCTTATGTAATGAAAATCCGTACTACTCTGATGAGAGATCAGGGAGCTACGATTTCTCCATTTAACTCTTTCCTGCTTCTGCAGGGACTGGAGACACTGTCTCTTCGTGTAGAACGTCATGTGGAAAATGCTCTGAAGGTTGTTGAATTCCTGAAGAACCATCCACAGGTAGAAAAAGTAAATCATCCATCTCTGGCAGAAGGCCATCAGCTGGATCTGTATAACAAATATTTCCCGAACGGTGCAGCTTCCATCTTTACTTTCGAAGTAAAAGGCGGACAGGAGAAAGCACAGAAATTCACAGAATCTCTGGAACTGTTCTCGTTGCTGGCTAACGTAGCAGATGTAAAATCTCTGGTTATCCATCCGGCATCCACCACTCATTCTCAGATGAATGAAGAGGAACTGCGCGAAGGCGGTATCACACCAAGCACCGTACGTCTGTCCATCGGTACAGAAAACATCGATGATATCATCGCTGATCTGGAGCATGGTTTCGAAGCAATTAAATAA
- a CDS encoding NCS2 family permease, which translates to MEKLFKLKEHNTTVKTEVMAGITTFLTMAYILAVNPNMLSASGMDSGAVFTATALASALATFIMAFWANYPIALSAGMGLNAYFAYTVCLGQLQGIDDPWKIALAAVLVEGIIFIILSFFKLRETIVNAIPENLKYGITSGIGLFIAFVGLKGAGVVVSDDSTLVALGNFGRPEVALCLIGILVIAVMNHYNVKGSILWGILITWVLGIIAQLTGWYVVDPDAGATSLIPSLSASSFIPPSISSTFCKFDFAWIGSHVSEFVVIVFSFLFVDMFDTIGTVIGVAEKADLLDEDGNLPRVGRVLMADAIGTVAGSMLGTSTVTSFVESSSGVAEGGKTGLTAMTTGILFLVALFLSPIFLAIPSFATAPALVIVGFFMASSIKKMEFDGDLADAVGGYLAFLMMPLTYSIANGIMFGVLAWFIIKVCTGQLKKIHPVMYIVCALFIIRVITIII; encoded by the coding sequence ATGGAAAAACTCTTTAAACTGAAAGAGCATAACACCACGGTAAAAACAGAAGTGATGGCAGGTATTACCACATTTCTTACCATGGCGTATATTCTCGCAGTTAACCCTAACATGTTGAGTGCTTCCGGAATGGACAGCGGCGCAGTTTTCACAGCTACCGCACTGGCATCCGCACTGGCGACTTTTATTATGGCGTTCTGGGCAAATTATCCGATCGCACTGTCAGCAGGTATGGGACTGAATGCTTACTTTGCTTATACAGTATGTCTCGGACAGCTGCAGGGAATCGATGATCCCTGGAAGATCGCACTGGCTGCTGTACTGGTAGAGGGTATCATTTTCATTATTCTTTCATTTTTCAAATTGCGTGAAACGATCGTCAACGCAATCCCTGAGAACCTGAAATACGGTATTACATCCGGTATCGGTCTGTTTATCGCATTTGTTGGTCTTAAGGGTGCCGGTGTTGTCGTATCTGACGACTCCACACTGGTTGCACTCGGTAACTTCGGAAGACCGGAAGTTGCTCTGTGCCTGATTGGTATCCTGGTGATTGCTGTGATGAATCACTATAATGTAAAAGGATCTATTCTCTGGGGTATCCTGATCACCTGGGTTCTGGGAATCATTGCTCAGCTGACAGGCTGGTATGTAGTAGATCCGGATGCTGGGGCAACCTCTCTGATTCCGTCTCTGAGTGCTTCTTCCTTCATCCCGCCGTCCATCTCATCAACTTTCTGCAAATTTGATTTCGCATGGATCGGTTCTCATGTATCTGAGTTCGTTGTTATCGTATTCTCATTCCTGTTTGTAGATATGTTCGATACCATCGGTACTGTTATCGGTGTTGCTGAAAAAGCTGATCTGCTGGATGAGGACGGTAATCTCCCTCGCGTAGGCCGTGTCCTGATGGCAGATGCTATCGGTACTGTAGCAGGTTCTATGCTGGGTACTTCCACAGTTACCAGTTTCGTAGAGTCCAGTTCAGGTGTTGCGGAAGGTGGAAAAACCGGTCTGACCGCTATGACAACCGGTATCCTGTTTTTGGTTGCACTGTTCCTGTCACCGATCTTCCTGGCTATTCCAAGCTTTGCCACAGCTCCGGCTCTGGTAATCGTTGGTTTCTTCATGGCTTCTTCCATCAAGAAAATGGAATTCGACGGTGATCTGGCAGATGCTGTCGGCGGATATCTGGCATTCCTGATGATGCCTCTTACGTATTCTATCGCAAACGGTATCATGTTCGGTGTTCTGGCATGGTTCATCATTAAAGTATGCACCGGTCAGCTGAAAAAGATTCATCCGGTTATGTATATCGTATGTGCATTGTTTATTATCCGTGTAATTACAATTATTATCTAA
- a CDS encoding calcium/sodium antiporter has protein sequence MEMILQMVLLALGFLMLVKGADWFVDGASGIAERFGIPQLVVGLTIVAMGTSMPEAAVSINSALKGNAGITIGNIVGSNILNILIILGITAVITTVAVQKSTIWIEIPYMMVITVLLLVLGKSGNQITFSEGVILWVVFLLYLGYLFYCAKKNKEEVVAEEAKPMWKLLLATVLGLLLVVWGSDVTVDAATAIARALGISERVIGLTVVALGTSLPELFTSVSAARKGKADIAIGNIVGSNIFNILFVVGTAALIVPVEFLPGFGIDTVIALGAGLLLWICTWRKRALTRPAGIVMLISYLAYFIYLM, from the coding sequence ATGGAAATGATTTTACAGATGGTGTTGCTGGCGTTGGGCTTTCTGATGCTGGTGAAAGGGGCTGATTGGTTTGTAGACGGAGCGTCCGGGATCGCAGAGCGGTTCGGGATCCCGCAGCTGGTGGTCGGGCTGACGATTGTGGCGATGGGAACGAGTATGCCGGAGGCGGCGGTAAGTATCAACTCGGCGTTAAAAGGGAACGCGGGAATTACGATCGGAAACATTGTGGGAAGCAATATTTTGAATATTCTGATCATTCTTGGTATTACTGCGGTAATCACAACGGTGGCGGTACAGAAATCTACGATATGGATCGAGATTCCTTATATGATGGTAATTACAGTTCTGTTACTGGTACTGGGAAAAAGCGGAAATCAGATTACATTCAGCGAAGGTGTTATCCTCTGGGTGGTATTCTTACTTTATCTGGGATATCTGTTTTATTGTGCAAAAAAGAACAAAGAAGAAGTGGTCGCGGAGGAAGCAAAACCGATGTGGAAATTGCTCCTTGCAACGGTACTGGGACTGCTGCTGGTGGTCTGGGGCAGTGATGTTACCGTGGATGCGGCAACGGCAATTGCAAGGGCGCTGGGAATCAGTGAGCGTGTGATCGGTCTTACGGTGGTGGCACTTGGAACATCCCTTCCGGAGCTGTTCACCTCGGTGTCTGCAGCACGGAAGGGAAAAGCAGATATTGCGATCGGAAATATCGTGGGAAGCAATATTTTCAATATTTTGTTCGTGGTAGGTACGGCAGCACTGATTGTTCCGGTGGAGTTTCTCCCGGGATTTGGCATCGATACGGTGATCGCGCTGGGAGCCGGGCTTCTGTTATGGATCTGTACCTGGAGAAAACGGGCGCTGACCAGGCCGGCGGGTATTGTGATGCTGATATCTTATCTGGCTTATTTTATATATCTGATGTAG